The following are from one region of the Lynx canadensis isolate LIC74 chromosome D4, mLynCan4.pri.v2, whole genome shotgun sequence genome:
- the ALDH1B1 gene encoding aldehyde dehydrogenase X, mitochondrial, giving the protein MLRFLVPVPRLFCLYGRTAPYSSAAALPSPVLNPDIRYNQLFINNEWQDAASKKTFPTVNPTTGEVIGHVAEGDRADVDRAVKAAREAFRLGSPWRRMDASERGRLLNRLADLVERDRVYLASLETLDNGKPFQESYVLDLDEVIKVYRYFAGWADKWHGKTIPMDGEHFCFTRHEPVGVCGQIIPWNFPLVMQGWKLAPALATGNTVVMKVAEQTPLSALYLASLIKEAGFPPGVVNIITGYGPTAGAAIAQHMDIDKVAFTGSTEVGHLIQKAAGDSNLKRVTLELGGKSPSIVLADADLGHAVEQCHEALFFNMGQCCCAGSRTFVEESIYDEFLERTVEKAKQRRVGNPFELDTQQGPQVDKEQFERILSYIRLGQKEGAKLLCGGERLGERGFFIKPTVFGGVQDDMRIAREEIFGPVQPLFKFKKMEEVIERANNTRYGLAAAVFTRDLDKAMYFTQALQAGTVWVNTYNIVTCHTPFGGFKESGNGRELGEDGLKAYTEVKTVTIKIPQKNS; this is encoded by the coding sequence ATGCTGCGCTTCCTGGTGCCTGTGCCCCGACTGTTCTGCCTCTATGGCAGGACTGCCCCATACTCTTCGGCAgccgccctccccagccccgtcCTGAATCCAGACATCCGCTACAACCAGCTGTTCATCAACAATGAGTGGCAAGATGCAGCCAGCAAGAAGACCTTCCCAACAGTGAACCCCACCACGGGAGAGGTCATTGGCCACGTGGCTGAAGGGGACCGGGCTGATGTGGATCGGGCTGTGAAAGCAGCCCGTGAGGCCTTCCGCCTGGGGTCTCCGTGGCGCCGGATGGATGCTTCAGAGCGGGGCCGGCTGCTGAACCGCCTGGCTGACCTTGTGGAGCGGGATCGTGTCTACCTGGCCTCACTGGAGACCTTGGACAATGGGAAGCCTTTCCAGGAGTCTTATGTCTTGGACCTGGATGAGGTCATCAAAGTATACCGGTACTTTGCCGGCTGGGCCGACAAGTGGCACGGCAAGACCATCCCTATGGATGGCGAGCATTTCTGCTTCACCCGGCACGAGCCTGTTGGTGTCTGTGGCCAGATAATCCCATGGAACTTCCCCTTGGTCATGCAGGGCTGGAAGCTCGCCCCAGCGCTTGCCACAGGCAACACTGTGGTCATGAAGGTGGCAGAGCAGACCCCCCTTTCTGCCCTGTACTTGGCCTCCCTCATTAAAGAGGCGGGCTTTCCCCCTGGGGTGGTGAACATCATCACTGGCTATGGCCCGACGGCAGGAGCGGCCATCGCCCAGCACATGGATATTGACAAAGTTGCCTTCACCGGCTCCACTGAGGTGGGCCACCTGATCCAGAAGGCGGCTGGCGATTCCAACCTGAAGAGAGTCACCCTGGAGCTGGGCGGGAAGAGCCCCAGCATCGTGTTGGCCGACGCTGACCTGGGCCATGCTGTGGAGCAGTGCCACGAAGCCCTATTCTTCAACATGGGCCAGTGCTGCTGTGCAGGCTCCCGGACCTTCGTCGAAGAATCCATCTACGATGAGTTTCTCGAGAGAACTGTGGAGAAGGCTAAGCAGAGAAGAGTCGGGAACCCCTTTGAGCTGGACACTCAGCAGGGGCCCCAGGTGGACAAGGAGCAATTCGAACGAATCCTGAGCTATATCCGGCTTGGCCAGAAGGAGGGGGCAAAACTTCTCTGCGGTGGGGAGCGTTTGGGGGAGCGTGGTTTCTTCATCAAGCCCACGGTCTTTGGTGGTGTGCAGGATGACATGAGGATCGCCAGAGAGGAGATCTTTGGGCCTGTGCAGCCCCTGTTTAAATTCAAGAAGATGGAGGAGGTGATCGAGAGGGCCAACAATACCAGATATGGCTTGGCTGCCGCCGTGTTCACTCGGGACCTGGACAAAGCCATGTACTTCACACAGGCACTCCAGGCTGGCACAGTGTGGGTAAACACCTACAACATTGTCACCTGCCACACGCCATTTGGAGGGTTTAAGGAATCTGGCaatgggagggagctgggggaggatgggctaaaggCCTACACCGAGGTGAAGACAGTTACCATCAAGATTCCTCAGAAGAACTCATAA